The sequence below is a genomic window from Desulfovibrionales bacterium.
TGCGGCCGATCCGGAGGCCATCTGGGCTATAGGTGGATTTGTAGATCTGACGTATAAAGTCGATCCCAGGCTGAGCTTCACTGTGGGTTACGGCGTTGATGATCCCAGGGACGAAGATCTGGCAGGGATTAACTTTAATGACAGCAACGCGGCGCGTGATCGCCAATTCACCATGAACAGCCAATTATTTTTTAACACATGGTATCAGTTAACCAAGGCTATAAAGGTCGGGGCTGAGCTTACCCATTTAAAGACGGAACGCCTCAGCGATACTAACAGCGGCAACCGCTTTACCGTATCTACCTGGTATGAATTTTAAGGGTTGACGGCTTCGTAACAAGTCAATTTCTCACGCAAAGGCGCAAAGACCGCGAAGGAAAAATGAAAATCTGGAAATCAAGAAATCAGGAATAAAAGATTTTTTTATGAGTTTCTGAGTTCCAAATTTTATTCTTTTTGCGTTCTTAGCGGCTTGGCGTGGTATTCTGGAAATAATTTTCTAATTAGATAGCGGGGATGGGTTACTACAGGCCCATCCCCTTTTTTAGGTGTCTTCTCCGGTTCTGATATGCCTTTTCTGCCAGGTGTTTGAGTTTGGTTTTTACCTGAATCAATTTGGGCAACGGCGGGATTTCCACTACATCTTTCCCCGGACAATTCAGTTTAGAAATCGCCAGTTTTTTTTCTAAATCCTCCCGTTGGGTGGGCACTATGGTCTCCCCCAGCACCCCGGCCACAGAACCGACGTCTTCTATACTACGAACGAAAGTTAATATCTCGTTGAGATTGTAATTTGCTGTTAATTGGTTGATCTCTTCGTTAATTATCAGACACTCTTCCATTAAGTCCTGATACCCTTCCCGGTATTGTTTCAGATCGTCCAGAAGGCGTTTATAGCAGTCCATGAGGAGATTTTTATATCTCCCCGCTTCTGTCAGGCCATATACTTTTATGGGTGCGAAAAGACATGACTTTATGGCCCCGGTTTCCTGAAGATAACGGTCATAAAACGGCCGGGCCTCCAGTCCGACTATTTTCCAAAACTCTTCAACCAGTTTTTCCATCACGAGCAACTGATAAATCCGGCAGAAATCCTCATAGACCATCTTCCCTATAGTATCCCGATGGGCCTGGATGTGTTCCTTTAAGGATTTCTTCCCCTCCTCAATAGCCTTACGGGTCCCGAAGTAACGCTCGGCTATCTCTTTTTTGACCTGGTAGAGGAGGGCGGCGGAGATGTCGTTTGTCATAGGGTTGTTCCTTAGCCGTCAGCAATCAGCAGTCAGCTTTCAGCAAAAAAACAGGCGCATATTTTAATATGGGTCTTCGCGTAATCGAGCGGGTAATTTTTTGCTCTTTTCTAATCCCCTCTTTGGAAAAGAGTTAGAGGAGATTTTATAATCGCCCGCTTTTCAAATCCCCCCTCGCCCCCCTTTGCTAAAGGGGGGATAATAAGAGGCATGCCTTATTTTAAGAGAAGATTACCCATACTCTTTCACGATGAGCCGTTATTATTTGTAACACTTAGAACAACTTTCAAGGGGCTAAACTGTTACTTTTTTGTCCGCCGGGCTGATAGCTGAAGGCTGAAAGCTGATTGCTTACTAAATACTATGCCATGCTTTTATCGGTTTGAAAAGGGAACAAGGGGAACTTCCCAACCAGATAAGACCATAAAACAGTTGTCTTGTCACGGAAACTCCGGTATAACCATGTGTACAATCTGGATTTTTGGCTATGGCCACGATGGAAGAGCACTTAGACCGCTTTATGCATTTTTTAACCGTAGAGAAGGGGTTGGCCAGAAATACACTTTCGTCTTACAGCCATGACCTGCAGAAATTCCGGCAATTTCTTTCTGCTGAGGGGGTCAGGAAGGTTGAAGATGTCCTGGAACTACATGTCTTTTCCTTTCTCCGTTACTTACGGGATAATGGTCTTTCGTCCCGTAGTGTGGCCAGGACGTTGGTGGTTGTCCGTTCCTTTTTCCGGTTTTTGCTGAGTGAAAAAATAATCGACACTAACCCAACGCGCTCCATAGAATCTCCGCGCTTCCGGTCCAGACTCCCGGATACATTAAGTGTGGAAGAAGTGGACAGCCTCCTCAAACAGCCTTCCCTACAGGATGTTTTGGGACAAAGAGATGCCGCTATGCTCCATCTGCTCTATGCCACCGGACTTCGGGTATCAGAATTGGTCGCGGTTAAAGCCGGTGATGTGAACCTTACTGTGGGTTATTTAAGGACTATGGGGAAGGGGGCGAAGGAACGCATTGTACCGGTGGGTGAAGCAGCCATAGAGAGGCTTACAACCTACTTAAATATTATGCGTCCCCGCCTTTTAAAGGGGAGAAAAAGTCCCTTTCTCTTTGTCAACCGTTCCGGTAATGGATTATCGCGTCAGGGCTTCTGGAAGATAATCCGCAAATATGCCGGTACGGCAGGGATCACGAAAAAGATTACCCCTCACACCCTGCGGCATTCCTTTGCCAGCCATCTCCTGGAGCGTGGGGCGGACCTGCGTTCTGTGCAATTGATGCTGGGCCATACCGATATATCTACCACACAGATTTATACCCATGTGACCGGCGAACGCCTCAAGGCCATCCATAAAAAATACCATCCCCGCGGTTAATAGTCTTGCGTATGAATGTGAAACAGGTTTCCGGATCAAAAAAAGGCGTTGATAGAAGGTCGGCCGGGGATCATAGGCAGATAGAGCTTATCACCACGCACCTCAATGCTGACTTTGACGCCCTGGCTTCCATGCTGGCCGCCAAGAAACTCTATCCCGGCGCCATATTATCTTTTCCCGGCTCCACGGAAAGGACTATCAGGGACTTTTTTGTACAATCGACGGCCTATCTTTATGATTTTACCCGCATAAAAAATGTCCCCATAGCGGACATACGCCGGCTCATTCTGGTGGATACCAGACAGCCGGGGCGTATTGGCCGGTTTGCGGAGGCATTGCAAAACCCGGGCATAGAGGTCCATATTTATGATCACCATCCTTCTTCCGCCGAGGATATTAAAGGTAGCGTGGAAATCATACGTCCGGTAGGCGCTGCGGTTACTATTCTGACGGGGTTATTACAGGAGAAAGGAATAGACATCACCCCGGAAGAGGCCACTATCATGGCCCTGGGTATCTATGAAGACACCGGCTCCTTCACCTTCACTTCCACTACTGCCGAAGACCTGAAAGCCGCATCCCTTCTGCTCGAAAAGGGGGCGGACCTCAACATTATTTCAGATATGCTGGCCCAGGAGCTTACGGCTGAGCAGGTCTCCATACTTAATGACCTGATTCAGTCGGCTTCAACCTATACCATCCGGGGGATCGATATCGTCATCAGCAAGGTCATAGCCAATAAGTATGTGGGTGATCTGGCCGCGCTGGTGCACAAACTTATGGACATGGAGAATCTGGAGGTCCTTTTCTGTCTGGCTTCCATGGAAGATCGCATTTTTATTATTGCCCGCAGCCGCAACCCGGAAGTTAACGTGGCTACGATCCTGGCTGATTTTGGCGGCGGGGGGCACCCCACTGCGGCTTCTGCCACGATAAAGGAACTAACCATACTGGAGGCGGAAGAAAAACTCATCGGCATTCTGCATAGGGAAATAAGCCCGCAGAAGACGGCGCGGCAGATTATGTCCGGCCCGGTTATCCATGTCGCCCCGGATCTCCCCATGAAACAGGCTAATGAGATGCTGACCCGCTATAACATAACTGTCCTGCCGGTAATAGAAGACGGCAAGATCGCGGGGCTTATTTCCCGCCGGGTCATTGAAAAGGCCATTTTCCATGGATTAGAGAATCTGCCGGTCAGCGAATACATGACTACCGAATTTGCGGTGGTTGGTCCGGAGGCCAGTTTCTACGAAATCCAGGCTATCATTATAGATCACAAACAGCGTTTTCTCCCGGTCGTAGAGGCCGGCCGGGTAGTGGGGGTTATTACCCGCACAGACCTTCTGAATATTCTGGTAGCCGATGAGTCACGTATTCCCCACCATATAATAGAAGAACAGGAAAAAGGATATTATGCAAGGGAAAGGAATATCACCGCTCTTCTCCGTGAGCGGCTTCCGGCGCATATAATATCCTTACTGGAGGCCATTGGTAAGATAGCAGATGAAGTTAATTGCAACGCGTATGTCGTGGGAGGATTTGTCCGGGATCTCCTCCTGCGCGTGCCTAATCTGGATATGGACCTGGTTATTGAAGGCGACGGCATCAGGTTTGCCCAGCGGCTGGCGGAAAAGTTTTCGGCCCGGGTCAAAAGCCATAAGAAGTTTGGCACGGCTGTGGTCGTTTTCCCGGACGGTTTTAAATTAGACGTGGCCACCGCCCGTCTGGAATATTACGAATATCCGGCGGCTATGCCCACCGTTGAGTTAAGTTCCATTAAACTGGATCTTTATCGACGGGACTTCACCATTAACACCCTGGCCATAAGACTTAATCGACCGCGTTTTGGCACCCTTGTTGATTTTTTTGGAAGCCAGCGAGACCTAAAGGACAGGCGCATTCGCGTCCTGCATAATCTAAGCTTCGTGGAAGACCCTACCCGTGTCTTCCGGGCCATACGATTTGAACAGAGATATGGCCTGGAGATAGGAAAACATACGGCAAACCTTATCCAGAATGCGGTGCGTATGAATTTATTCGACCGGCTTTCCGGCAAAAGGCTTACGAGTGAACTGAGGCTTATACTATCTGAAGAGAACCCATTGCCTGCCGTCAAACGCTTGGCCGGGTTTGATCTTCTGAAATTTATTCATCCGGCCATTTCGTGCACCGGT
It includes:
- the xerD gene encoding site-specific tyrosine recombinase XerD — encoded protein: MATMEEHLDRFMHFLTVEKGLARNTLSSYSHDLQKFRQFLSAEGVRKVEDVLELHVFSFLRYLRDNGLSSRSVARTLVVVRSFFRFLLSEKIIDTNPTRSIESPRFRSRLPDTLSVEEVDSLLKQPSLQDVLGQRDAAMLHLLYATGLRVSELVAVKAGDVNLTVGYLRTMGKGAKERIVPVGEAAIERLTTYLNIMRPRLLKGRKSPFLFVNRSGNGLSRQGFWKIIRKYAGTAGITKKITPHTLRHSFASHLLERGADLRSVQLMLGHTDISTTQIYTHVTGERLKAIHKKYHPRG
- a CDS encoding CBS domain-containing protein; the protein is MNVKQVSGSKKGVDRRSAGDHRQIELITTHLNADFDALASMLAAKKLYPGAILSFPGSTERTIRDFFVQSTAYLYDFTRIKNVPIADIRRLILVDTRQPGRIGRFAEALQNPGIEVHIYDHHPSSAEDIKGSVEIIRPVGAAVTILTGLLQEKGIDITPEEATIMALGIYEDTGSFTFTSTTAEDLKAASLLLEKGADLNIISDMLAQELTAEQVSILNDLIQSASTYTIRGIDIVISKVIANKYVGDLAALVHKLMDMENLEVLFCLASMEDRIFIIARSRNPEVNVATILADFGGGGHPTAASATIKELTILEAEEKLIGILHREISPQKTARQIMSGPVIHVAPDLPMKQANEMLTRYNITVLPVIEDGKIAGLISRRVIEKAIFHGLENLPVSEYMTTEFAVVGPEASFYEIQAIIIDHKQRFLPVVEAGRVVGVITRTDLLNILVADESRIPHHIIEEQEKGYYARERNITALLRERLPAHIISLLEAIGKIADEVNCNAYVVGGFVRDLLLRVPNLDMDLVIEGDGIRFAQRLAEKFSARVKSHKKFGTAVVVFPDGFKLDVATARLEYYEYPAAMPTVELSSIKLDLYRRDFTINTLAIRLNRPRFGTLVDFFGSQRDLKDRRIRVLHNLSFVEDPTRVFRAIRFEQRYGLEIGKHTANLIQNAVRMNLFDRLSGKRLTSELRLILSEENPLPAVKRLAGFDLLKFIHPAISCTGEIENLFNNLKAALSWYHLSFIDKPVGSWVSYLLVLTERLADAEFGALCDRLAVSPRQKSGWMQERELANKGLAHLNQREHILPSEICTLLRPLSAEFILYMMAKAAKKTGQKAISLYITKLSSVKPQITGDDLIALGLEPGPQFKTILEAVLKAKLDGSVKSKPDELRFVRENYIKKG